One window of Magallana gigas chromosome 2, xbMagGiga1.1, whole genome shotgun sequence genomic DNA carries:
- the LOC105340929 gene encoding gastrula zinc finger protein xFG20-1-like isoform X1 encodes MLHWWTVEDVRMPSVEQSLVERLLKQSILTVCKEAVAYSQRLEIDGIICISPENQDKQIVVKVHELFKKTFDGLERSRLDEHDGDQSSENFVSSLHGKPLNGDRGRKDFVEDSNDVLGENSNKALSKFSDLNSDRNSVYDGNEDSDSSHNEMEIGTEIDEDSSTSNRVIKKQMMSKIMAPKLSNHKKSPRLKQQANSKSSGSVKGDDQDVPGYIYNSEAPKADIKPVKDVECKRCFQVLPDGPSFETHNLNQHNVYTCLVCYNTFTCRNNMKRHMRLHTGYKPYQCTLCSESFTRKDDIKRHLIKHNYNKPFRCNLCNKGYMDRKTIKNHMKKEHGTKLLHCCPTCGESFNDVLKFQKHKKSHPELMVYQCSICNFSGSNPLMYNKHMLVHSQEKTFTCVPCGSEFTDPFKYTGHLKKHRSDGNFDSYQCCFCSHVLPTYDQFIKHEHTHVQSKRHTCTVCMKQFRYPSNLREHMLIHSDMSHKIKVHIKKEIIPSNIKNEVDGDEDMLTSDNKAEPVTIKTEPEMTETEKEQICSQYWCTECQTGFESENDLTDHISFAHDESVMKPDACSGLDNSNDDGTLKYEDSLNDVEEDDDDSSSDNEDENFKVPKKVNNKGLNKDPDNAYSLLPSHLNHLAETSNSRMNSEDEEVGSECSNQSEHNSMGNPKSVSPSFSDTTSPAPNMPVFPMNEQDNHTRMSSSSPSPVTNSTSPNNFSTVTRSPGFERVITPEVLFRTKEPFKCDICRGTFDDFESFDKHCNSIHRRYICDFCGKQFTSKPNRDRHVRYHTGEKPYKCELCGQSFFRGDDLKYHRTTRHSDFFTFNCNKCRMTFAWAKDLEKHLLKCHR; translated from the exons ATGCTG CATTGGTGGACTGTGGAGGATGTGAGGATGCCTTCTGTGGAGCAGTCCCTCGTAGAACGGCTGCTGAAGCAGTCCATACTAACCGTCTGTAAGGAGGCGGTGGCCTACAGCCAGCGACTGGAGATCGATGGAATCATCTGTATCTCCCCCGAAAACCAGGACAAACAAATCGTGGTCAAAGTTCACGAACTCTTCAAGAAGACTTTTGATGGGTTGGAAAGGAGTCGACTAGATGAACATGACGGTGATCAGAGTAGTGAAAACTTTGTGTCGTCACTGCATGGCAAGCCTCTCAATGGAGACAGGGGTAGGAAAGACTTTGTAGAGGATTCCAATGATGTCCTGGGAGAGAATTCCAATAAAGCTCTCAGTAAATTCAGTGACTTGAATAGTGATAGGAACAGTGTGTACGATGGCAACGAAGACTCGGACAGCTCGCACAACGAGATGGAGATCGGGACAGAGATTGATGAAGACTCCTCCACCTCCAACCGAGTCATCAAAAAGCAGATGATGAGTAAAATAATGGCTCCCAAATtatcaaatcataaaaaatcGCCACGCCTTAAGCAACAAGCAAATTCCAAATCAAGCGGCTCAGTAAAGGGTGATGATCAAGACGTCCCTGGATACATTTATAACAGTGAAGCCCCGAAAGCCGACATCAAACCAGTCAAAGATGTTGAATGTAAACGCTGCTTCCAGGTCCTTCCCGACGGCCCTTCTTTCGAGACCCACAACCTGAACCAGCACAACGTCTACACCTGCTTGGTGTGTTACAACACCTTTACCTGTCGCAACAACATGAAGCGCCACATGAGGCTGCACACGGGTTACAAACCGTACCAATGTACGCTGTGCTCGGAGAGCTTCACTCGCAAAGACGACATCAAGCGGCATCTCATCAAACACAACTACAACAAGCCATTCCGATGCAACCTGTGTAACAAAGGCTACATGGATCGAAAAACAATCAAAAACCACATGAAGAAAGAACACGGCACCAAACTGCTGCACTGCTGCCCAACCTGTGGCGAAAGCTTCAATGATGTCTTGAAATTCCAGAAACACAAGAAAAGCCACCCAGAGCTGATGGTGTACCAGTGTTCCATTTGTAACTTCTCGGGATCCAACCCTCTGATGTACAACAAACACATGCTGGTACATAGCCAAGAAAAAACCTTCACCTGTGTTCCCTGTGGGTCAGAGTTCACTGACCCTTTCAAATACACCGGCCACCTTAAGAAACATCGATCCGATGGAAACTTTGATTCTTACCAGTGTTGCTTCTGCTCCCATGTTCTTCCAACCTACGACCAATTCATCAAGCATGAGCATACTCATGTCCAGAGTAAGCGCCATACCTGTACTGTGTGCATGAAACAGTTCCGATATCCCTCTAATCTCCGCGAGCATATGCTGATCCATTCAGACATGAGCCACAAAATTAAAGTACACATAAAGAAGGAGATTATCCCCTCCAACATCAAGAATGAGGTTGATGGAGATGAAGATATGTTGACTTCAGACAACAAAGCAGAGCCGGTCACCATAAAAACGGAACCAGAAATGACCGAAACCGAGAAGGAACAGATTTGTAGCCAGTACTGGTGCACCGAGTGCCAGACGGGCTTCGAGTCGGAGAATGATCTCACAGACCATATCTCGTTTGCACATGATGAGTCTGTCATGAAACCAGATGCCTGCAGTGGACTTGATAACTCGAATGATGATGGAACGTTGAAGTATGAAGATTCCCTTAATGATGTCGAAGAGGATGATGATGATTCCAGCAGTGACAACGAGGACGAAAACTTTAAGGTTCCAAAGAAGGTCAACAACAAGGGCCTGAATAAAGACCCTGACAATGCCTACAGTCTGCTGCCATCTCATTTAAATCACCTAGCAGAGACATCAAACAGCAGAATGAACTCGGAGGATGAAGAAGTAGGGTCGGAATGCTCCAACCAGTCAGAACACAATAGTATGGGGAACCCTAAGAGTGTTTCTCCCAGTTTCTCAGACACTACGAGCCCTGCTCCTAATATGCCAGTCTTCCCGATGAACGAACAAGATAACCACACCAGAATGTCTTCTTCCTCTCCGTCACCGGTCACCAACTCCACCTCTCCCAATAACTTCAGCACCGTTACACGATCTCCAGGATTTGAGCGGGTCATCACACCAGAAGTGCTCTTCAGAACAAAGGAGCCTTTTAAGTGCGATATCTGTCGTGGAACATTTGATGATTTTGAGTCTTTTGATAAACATTGCAATTCCATACATCGAAGGTATATTTGTGATTTTTGTGGAAAGCAATTCACTTCGAAACCAAATCGAGATCGTCATGTCCGCTATCACACTGGAGAAAAGCCATACAAATGTGAACTTTGCGGCCAGTCATTTTTCCGTGGTGATGATCTTAAATATCACAGAACCACTCGACACTCcgattttttcacttttaactGCAACAAATGTAGAATGACATTTGCATGGGCAAAAGATTTAGAAAAACACTTGTTGAAATGCCATCGTTAG
- the LOC105340929 gene encoding gastrula zinc finger protein xFG20-1-like isoform X2: MPSVEQSLVERLLKQSILTVCKEAVAYSQRLEIDGIICISPENQDKQIVVKVHELFKKTFDGLERSRLDEHDGDQSSENFVSSLHGKPLNGDRGRKDFVEDSNDVLGENSNKALSKFSDLNSDRNSVYDGNEDSDSSHNEMEIGTEIDEDSSTSNRVIKKQMMSKIMAPKLSNHKKSPRLKQQANSKSSGSVKGDDQDVPGYIYNSEAPKADIKPVKDVECKRCFQVLPDGPSFETHNLNQHNVYTCLVCYNTFTCRNNMKRHMRLHTGYKPYQCTLCSESFTRKDDIKRHLIKHNYNKPFRCNLCNKGYMDRKTIKNHMKKEHGTKLLHCCPTCGESFNDVLKFQKHKKSHPELMVYQCSICNFSGSNPLMYNKHMLVHSQEKTFTCVPCGSEFTDPFKYTGHLKKHRSDGNFDSYQCCFCSHVLPTYDQFIKHEHTHVQSKRHTCTVCMKQFRYPSNLREHMLIHSDMSHKIKVHIKKEIIPSNIKNEVDGDEDMLTSDNKAEPVTIKTEPEMTETEKEQICSQYWCTECQTGFESENDLTDHISFAHDESVMKPDACSGLDNSNDDGTLKYEDSLNDVEEDDDDSSSDNEDENFKVPKKVNNKGLNKDPDNAYSLLPSHLNHLAETSNSRMNSEDEEVGSECSNQSEHNSMGNPKSVSPSFSDTTSPAPNMPVFPMNEQDNHTRMSSSSPSPVTNSTSPNNFSTVTRSPGFERVITPEVLFRTKEPFKCDICRGTFDDFESFDKHCNSIHRRYICDFCGKQFTSKPNRDRHVRYHTGEKPYKCELCGQSFFRGDDLKYHRTTRHSDFFTFNCNKCRMTFAWAKDLEKHLLKCHR, translated from the coding sequence ATGCCTTCTGTGGAGCAGTCCCTCGTAGAACGGCTGCTGAAGCAGTCCATACTAACCGTCTGTAAGGAGGCGGTGGCCTACAGCCAGCGACTGGAGATCGATGGAATCATCTGTATCTCCCCCGAAAACCAGGACAAACAAATCGTGGTCAAAGTTCACGAACTCTTCAAGAAGACTTTTGATGGGTTGGAAAGGAGTCGACTAGATGAACATGACGGTGATCAGAGTAGTGAAAACTTTGTGTCGTCACTGCATGGCAAGCCTCTCAATGGAGACAGGGGTAGGAAAGACTTTGTAGAGGATTCCAATGATGTCCTGGGAGAGAATTCCAATAAAGCTCTCAGTAAATTCAGTGACTTGAATAGTGATAGGAACAGTGTGTACGATGGCAACGAAGACTCGGACAGCTCGCACAACGAGATGGAGATCGGGACAGAGATTGATGAAGACTCCTCCACCTCCAACCGAGTCATCAAAAAGCAGATGATGAGTAAAATAATGGCTCCCAAATtatcaaatcataaaaaatcGCCACGCCTTAAGCAACAAGCAAATTCCAAATCAAGCGGCTCAGTAAAGGGTGATGATCAAGACGTCCCTGGATACATTTATAACAGTGAAGCCCCGAAAGCCGACATCAAACCAGTCAAAGATGTTGAATGTAAACGCTGCTTCCAGGTCCTTCCCGACGGCCCTTCTTTCGAGACCCACAACCTGAACCAGCACAACGTCTACACCTGCTTGGTGTGTTACAACACCTTTACCTGTCGCAACAACATGAAGCGCCACATGAGGCTGCACACGGGTTACAAACCGTACCAATGTACGCTGTGCTCGGAGAGCTTCACTCGCAAAGACGACATCAAGCGGCATCTCATCAAACACAACTACAACAAGCCATTCCGATGCAACCTGTGTAACAAAGGCTACATGGATCGAAAAACAATCAAAAACCACATGAAGAAAGAACACGGCACCAAACTGCTGCACTGCTGCCCAACCTGTGGCGAAAGCTTCAATGATGTCTTGAAATTCCAGAAACACAAGAAAAGCCACCCAGAGCTGATGGTGTACCAGTGTTCCATTTGTAACTTCTCGGGATCCAACCCTCTGATGTACAACAAACACATGCTGGTACATAGCCAAGAAAAAACCTTCACCTGTGTTCCCTGTGGGTCAGAGTTCACTGACCCTTTCAAATACACCGGCCACCTTAAGAAACATCGATCCGATGGAAACTTTGATTCTTACCAGTGTTGCTTCTGCTCCCATGTTCTTCCAACCTACGACCAATTCATCAAGCATGAGCATACTCATGTCCAGAGTAAGCGCCATACCTGTACTGTGTGCATGAAACAGTTCCGATATCCCTCTAATCTCCGCGAGCATATGCTGATCCATTCAGACATGAGCCACAAAATTAAAGTACACATAAAGAAGGAGATTATCCCCTCCAACATCAAGAATGAGGTTGATGGAGATGAAGATATGTTGACTTCAGACAACAAAGCAGAGCCGGTCACCATAAAAACGGAACCAGAAATGACCGAAACCGAGAAGGAACAGATTTGTAGCCAGTACTGGTGCACCGAGTGCCAGACGGGCTTCGAGTCGGAGAATGATCTCACAGACCATATCTCGTTTGCACATGATGAGTCTGTCATGAAACCAGATGCCTGCAGTGGACTTGATAACTCGAATGATGATGGAACGTTGAAGTATGAAGATTCCCTTAATGATGTCGAAGAGGATGATGATGATTCCAGCAGTGACAACGAGGACGAAAACTTTAAGGTTCCAAAGAAGGTCAACAACAAGGGCCTGAATAAAGACCCTGACAATGCCTACAGTCTGCTGCCATCTCATTTAAATCACCTAGCAGAGACATCAAACAGCAGAATGAACTCGGAGGATGAAGAAGTAGGGTCGGAATGCTCCAACCAGTCAGAACACAATAGTATGGGGAACCCTAAGAGTGTTTCTCCCAGTTTCTCAGACACTACGAGCCCTGCTCCTAATATGCCAGTCTTCCCGATGAACGAACAAGATAACCACACCAGAATGTCTTCTTCCTCTCCGTCACCGGTCACCAACTCCACCTCTCCCAATAACTTCAGCACCGTTACACGATCTCCAGGATTTGAGCGGGTCATCACACCAGAAGTGCTCTTCAGAACAAAGGAGCCTTTTAAGTGCGATATCTGTCGTGGAACATTTGATGATTTTGAGTCTTTTGATAAACATTGCAATTCCATACATCGAAGGTATATTTGTGATTTTTGTGGAAAGCAATTCACTTCGAAACCAAATCGAGATCGTCATGTCCGCTATCACACTGGAGAAAAGCCATACAAATGTGAACTTTGCGGCCAGTCATTTTTCCGTGGTGATGATCTTAAATATCACAGAACCACTCGACACTCcgattttttcacttttaactGCAACAAATGTAGAATGACATTTGCATGGGCAAAAGATTTAGAAAAACACTTGTTGAAATGCCATCGTTAG